The genomic stretch AGCGCCCTGTATTTGGGGCCGAACTGGAAATAGCCCAGATTGTAAAGCAGCCCGAAGCTCCCGAGGAGGAAAAGCAAAAGGTGATCAACCAGCTCAAGGAAATTCGTCAAGATGTCCTCGAGAACGATGCCAGTTTTAACGTGAAGGCCATTTTGTACTCCCAAGACCCCGGTTCAAAATCCAAGGGAGGGTTTTACAGTATGACCAAGGAGACCCCATTTGTAAAAGAATTCAAAGATGTTGCCTTTAGCCTTCGTGAAGGTGAAATATCTCAACCTTTCGAGACAAGTTTTGGGTATCATATCATATATATTGAAAAAGTAAGAGGTCAGGAATTGGACCTGAGACATATATTGATGATTCCAGAAATTCCACAAAGTGCCATTGATAAGGCAACACAGGAATTGGATACCATCCGTCAACAAATATTGGACGGTAAATACACATTTGCCGAAGCCGCATTGAATTTCTCCGATGAAAAGGAGACCAAGTTCGACGGTGGATTGCTTCGTAACCCCGTTAATTTTGATTCCCGTTTTGAATTGACCAAAATGGACCCTACCCTCTACAACCAAGTAAGGAACCTAAAAGATGGTGAAATATCCAGGCCCATCCGTGAAGACGATCAAAGGGGAGGCCCTCCAAAGTTCAAGATCATGAAGATTTCCAACCGATATGATGAGCATGAGGCCGATTTTGCCAAAGATTACATGAAGATCCAAGAATTGGCCTTGCGCGAAAAGCAGTTCAAGGCAATAAAGGAATGGATGGACGAGCATATAGAGGATACCTACATTCACGTGGATACAGAGAGTAGAGTCTGTGATTTTGCGAACAACTGGGTAAAGGAATAGTTGTATGTCGGATGTAGATGCGGTAGAAAACCTGGTAAAAAAGCACCAAGAACTTAAAAAGGAAATTGCCAAGGTCATTGTAGGCCAACAAGAGGTAATCGAGCAAATACTCCTATCCATTTATACAGGTGGGCATTCCTTGCTTATCGGTGTGCCCGGTTTGGCGAAAACCCTCATGGTAAATACCATTGCCCAAACCTTGGGATTGGATTTTAAACGAATCCAGTTTACCCCCGATTTAATGCCCAGTGATATTTTGGGAAGCGAGGTGCTGGATCAAAACCGTAATTTCAAATTTATCAAGGGACCGGTTTTTGGCAACATTATACTTGCGGACGAAATCAATAGAACACCTCCAAAAACGCAGGCCGCCTTGCTGGAGGCCATGCAGGAAAGGGCCGTGACCATTGCGGGGCAACAGTACAAGCTAAGCCTGCCCTATTTTGTTCTGGCTACCCAAAACCCCATAGAGCAGGAGGGAACCTATCCGTTGCCAGAAGCCCAATTGGACCGTTTTATGTTTGCCATAGAGCTCAAATACCCTTCCATCGAAGAGGAAATACAAGTGGTGAAATCCACCACAACCGATGATGAGGTCCGGATAAACACACTTTTCAATGCGGACGAGATCATAGCTGTGCAACACTTGGTCAGACGCATACCCGTGCCGGACAACGTTGTTGACTATGCCGTAAGGTTGGTCAATAGAACAAGACCGGGCCAAGAAGATGCCTCCGAATACGTTAAGACCTACATTGATTGGGGAGCTGGGCCAAGGGCTTCGCAGAACTTGATTTTGGCCGCAAAGGCCCATGCTGCCGTCCATGGTAAGTTCTCCCCCGACATCGAAGATGTGAAGGCCGTAAGCCTTGGAATCCTTCGCCACAGGATCTTAAAAAACTACAAAGCGGAAGCTGAAGGCATTACCGAAGAAAAGATTATCACGGAATTGTTGTAAAAAATAAGTAGGACAACACTTATTTAGTGCGATTCTAATTCCAAAATACTTCACGATTTAGTAAATTTACCGAATTACGAAAATCTTAAAAACTCAATTGTAGAATGGCATTTGATATAGACATGATTAAGGGTGTGTACGCTTCCATAGGGGAACGCGTAGAAAAAGCCCGTGAGTTGGTGGGCAAGCCCCTGACACTTTCCGAAAAAATCCTATACTCTCACCTTTGGGACGGTAAACCTGAAAAGGCCTTTGTAAGAGGCAAGGATTACGTTGATTTCGCCCCAGATAGAATTGCTTGTCAAGATGCGACCGCCCAGATGGCCTTGCTTCAATTTATGCAAGCAGGTAAGGACAAGGTCGCAGTGCCTACAACAGTTCACTGTGATCACTTGATCTTGGCCAAACAAGGTGCGGCGGCAGATTTAAAACATGCCAACGAAACCAGTAAGGAGGTCTTTGACTTTTTGGGATCTGTATCGAACAAATATGGCATCGGTTTCTGGAAACCCGGTGCAGGTATCATTCATCAAGTAGTTTTGGAAAATTATGCATTTCCGGGCGGTATGATGATCGGTACCGATTCCCACACTGTGAACGCAGGTGGTTTGGGTATGGTGGCCATAGGTGTTGGTGGAGCAGATGCAGTGGATGTAATGGCCGGAATGGCCTGGGAGCTTAAATTCCCCAAATTGATCGGTGTAAAATTGACCGGAAAACTTTCTGGTTGGACCGCCCCTAAAGATGTGATCTTAAAAGTGGCCGAGATTCTTACCGTAAAAGGTGGAACAGGAGCCATTGTAGAATATTTTGGCCCAGGCGCAACTTCCATGTCCTGTACGGGTAAGGGAACCATTTGTAACATGGGGGCCGAGATCGGTGCGACCACATCTACTTTTGGTTATGACGAATCCATGGAGCGCTACCTAAGAGCTACCGACAGATCTGATGTGGCCGACGAAGCCAATAAAGTAAAAGAACATTTGACCGCTGATCCAGAGGTCTATGCCAACCCAGAGCAATATTTCGACCAAGTGATCGAAATCAACCTATCCGAATTGATGCCGTTGTTGAACGGTCCGTTTACACCCGATTTGGCAACCGAAGTAGGTACCATGAGGGAAAAAGCAGAAAAGAACGACTGGCCTTTGGCCGTTGAGTGGGGGTTGATAGGTTCCTGTACCAACTCTTCCTATGAAGACTTGTCAAGAGCATCATCCATTGCACAACAAGCTCTGGACAAAAAATTGAAGACAAAGGCCGAATTTGGTATCAATCCAGGTTCGGAACAAGTAAGATACACTACCGAGCGTGATGGTATCCTTGAGATATTCGAGAAATTGGATGCCAAGATCTTCACCAATGCCTGCGGACCATGTATCGGTCAGTGGGGACGTTACGAAGACCCAAAGAACGCTCCAAAGAACAGTATCGTGCACTCTTTCAACCGTAACTTTGCAAAGCGTGCGGATGGAAACCCAAATACACACGCATTCGTGGCATCGCCAGAAATGACCGCTGCCATAGCCATTGCGGGTCGTTTGGACTTTAACCCATTGACGGATAAGTTGATCAACGAGGATGGCGAAGAAGTAATGTTGGACGAGCCAACAGGATGGGAATTGCCACCAAAAGGTTTTGAAGTCAAAGAAAACGGTTACGAAGAGCCTCGTGAAGATGGAAGCGGAGTAGAAGTAATCGTTGCCGAAGGCTCCGAGCGTTTACAGTTATTGCAACCTTTCGAGCCCATCAAGGCGAGTGACCTTCAAGGAATGAAACTGTTGATCAAGGCGTTCGGAAAATGTACCACCGATCATATTTCCATGGCGGGACCATGGTTGCGTTTTAGGGGTCATTTGGACAATATTGCCAACAATACCCTTATCGGTGCGGTCAATGCCTTCAACCAAAAGACCAATTTGGTGAAAAGCCAATTGACGGGTGAGTACGGAGGAGTTCCGGATACGCAACGTGAATACAAGAAAAAAGGAATTATGACCGTTGTTGTAGGCGACCATAATTACGGAGAAGGTTCTTCCCGTGAGCATGCCGCCATGCAGCCAAGACATTTGGGCGTTGCCGTGGTATTGGTAAAGTCTTTCGCAAGGATCCACGAGACCAACTTGAAGAAACAAGGTATGTTGGCCCTGACCTTTGCCAAGGAATCAGATTACGATTTGATTCAAGAGGATGATACCTTCAACATTGTGGATGCGGCCGAGTTTGCACCGGACAAACCTTTGACCATTGAGGTGGTGCATGCCGATGGAAGCAAAGATACCATCATGGCGAACCATTCCTACAACGATGCGCAGATCAAGTGGTTCAATGAAGGCTCTGCCCTGAACTTGATCAAAAAACAAAATGCTTAATCGTATCTAAATATAATCTGTGAAAACTCCTGATGTTGTTGAAGATGTCAGGAGTTTTTAATTTTTGAGAAATAATATTCATGAAAATCAGTAAAAAGACTATTCTCAATATTGCATTGATTTTGTTCATACTGTCTTTTTTTGTGACCCCGATCGGGCATTACGGAAAAATAGGGTTGAACAGGATTTTTTCATTTCCCCCTTCGGTAATCGAAAAGGCGGAGCAACAGCGGATTACCGACTACGACTGGCGTTTGAAAGATGAGGAATGGGACTTTTTCAATTTTGAAAAATCGAAGGGCAATGTTGTCTTTATCAATCTATGGGCATCATGGCGTTTGCCCTCTGAGGCAGAACTGGCAAGTATCCAGAAGCTTTACGATTTGTATAAGGGGAAAATGGATTTCTATATCATCACCAATGAAGAAAGGGAACCTGTTGAGGCCTTTATGGAGGAGCATGAATTTACGTTTCCGGTCACTTATTTGATCATAGGCGAAAAAGCGCCCATTGATGCTGATAAAGTACCTGCCTCATACATAATCGACAAATCCGGTAATATTGTAATCAGTGAAGAGGGAATTTCTGATTGGAGTACAGACAAAATATACACATTGTTGGATGAATTGATCGCAGAATGAAGGTTTCCAAGGAACAGATAATCAATGGAATATGGATTTTGGCCGTTTTGCTCGTTCTTTTTACCCCAATAGGGTTTCATGTACGGGTATGGATGAACAAATTGATAGCCACGGTAGCGAGCCCAAGTACTGTTGATAGGGAGGAGCAGGTTGTTTTAAAGGACTTCAACTGGAACTTGATCGATTTTAATGGAACCCCTACAAACCTAGAAAGTAAAAAAGGGGAGGTTGTCCTGATCAATGTTTGGGCCACCTGGTGCCCGCCCTGTGTTGCAGAGCTTCCGAGCTTTATGGAATTGTACTCGGATTATAAAAATAAGGTCACTTTTGCCTTTGTGGCGAATGATGACAAGGATAAAGTTGCAAACTTTCTGGCGAAAAAGGGATATGAACTACCGGTTTACTTTCAAGCATCTGCAACTCCTCCGGAATTGGAAAGTGGTAGTATCCCCGTAACCTATATTATTGATAAGCAAGGAAATATTGTGGTGGACAAAACCGGAGCGGCCAACTGGAATTCCGATAAAATACGGGAGCTGTTGGATAGATTGGTTTCCGAATAATTATTTTCTTTTAAAATATTTAAAGGGGACAACCAACATTCCGAAGCATTCCCCATCTTCCTTGCCCAAATGTTTATGATGCATTTTGTGGGCCCTGCGGACACCCCGGGCATACCAATTATTGGCGTTTCGGAACATTTTAAAACGTTGGTGGATAAAAATGTCGTGTACCGTAAAATAGGCTATGCCATAGGCAAGTATGCCAAAACCAAGCGGCCATCCATACCAAAAGGAGGTGTAGCTTCCCAGATAGAAAAGCGACATGCTCACAATGGCATAAAAGATAAAAAAGGCATCGTTTCGCTCAAACCAAGAATCATGGTCTTTTCTGTGGTGGTCTTTGTGCAAGCTCCATAAAAAACCGTGCATTACGTATTTATGTGTAAACCATGCCATAAACTCCATAAAGCAAAAGGTTGCCAAAAAAATCAATATCCAAAGTGCTACTTTCATTGAACCAATTGTAGTTTATAATTTACATAGGATTGTGCCAAAAGTCCAAATTTTTGGTAGTTGGGTACCCGAATACGGGTGTTCTTTATTTCCAAAGGAGGTGTGCTCTGTAATTTTTCAAGCAGTTTTTTATAGTATTTGTATGCGGTGTAAACACCAAATTTGGCCTGTTCGGGCAATTTTACGATTCCGGAATAACCCAATGCAAAATCCGCCTTGATCTCGTTTACGATACGTTTTTTGGATGTCTCGTCCAACTCCAACAGATTGGTGTTGGGGAAATAGGTTCTGTTCAGGTCCTCGTAATCCGCTTTTAAGTCGCGTAAAAAGTTTACTTTTTGAAAAGCGGAGCCCAACGCCATCGCAGATTCTTTCAACTCTTCATATTTTTCCTTGTCGCCCTTTACGAACACGCAGAGGCACATTAGGCCAACAACGTCTGCTGAACCATAAATATACTCGCGGTATTCATCAAAAGTCTCGTAACGTTTTTTGGTGAGGTCCATGCGCATGCTCTTCATAAAGGATTCCACTAAGTGATAGGGAATATCATATTGATGAAAGGTGTGCTGAAAGGAATTCAAAATAGGGTTCAAGCTAATTTTGTCGGCAATGGCCTGTTCCATATCCTTTTCAAAGGCATCGAACAATTTTGCTTTGTCGTAATCGTGAAAAGTGTCCACAATTTCATCGGCAAACCTTACAAAACCGTAAATATTGTAAATATCCGCTCTAATGGACGGCGCCAACATTTTGGTGGCCAACGAAAAAGAAGTGCTGTAGGACTGGGTCACGACCTTGCTACAGCTGTAGGAAACATTGTCAAAAATAGTTTTCATTGTTTTACTTGTTTAATGATTAAATCAGCCACCAGTTTACCGGATATCAAGGATGGTGGGACCCCTGGACCGGGTACGGTCAACTGACCGGTAAAGAACAAGTTTTTTACCTTGCTACTTTTGAGGTTAGGTCGTAAAAAAGCGGTCTGGCGCAACGTGTTTGCCATACCGTAAGCATTGCCCTTGTACGAATTATATTGCTCAATAAAATCGTTCACGCAAAAACTTTCCTTAAAAAGTACTGAATTTTTTACAGATTGACGGGTTAGTTTTTCAAATCGGTCCATCACAATATCAAAATACTGTTCCCGTAATTGGGGTGTATCCTCAAGGCCCGGGGCTATGGGGATGAGAAAAAAACCCGTTTCTTGACCTTCTGGCGCCATGGATACATCCGTTACGGAAGGAAAATTGGCATAGAACAATGGGTTGCTGGGCCATTGTGGATCGTCATAGATTTCTTGGGCGTGCTTTTCAAAATTGGTATCGAAGAAAAGGTTATGGTGCTCAATGTTGTTCAATTTTTTATCAAAACCAATATAGAACAACAGCGAGGAGGGTGCGTAGGTTTTTTTGTCCCAGTACTGTTCGGAGTATTGTCTGTATTTTTTATCGAGCAAAGTTTCAGAATGGTGATAGTCCGCCCCACTTACCACATAATCCGCTAAATGGTTGGTTTCTTTGCTCCGAATTCCCAATACCTCACCTTCGGACACCAAAATATGGGTGGCCGGACTATTGGTGTGTATGGTAACCCCCAATTCTTCCGCTACACTTTTCATGGCCTTTATAATTTCGTACATGCCTCCCTTCGGATGCCATGTGCCCAGACCAAAATCGGCGAAGTTCATAAAGTTGTAAAATGATGGTGTATTGCTCGGTTTGGCGCCCAAGAAAAGCACGGGGAACTCCAACGTTGATATTAATTTAGGGTTTTTGAACCGTTTACGGACCTGCTGACTGATTGTTTTGAAAAACTGATCTACTTTCAACACAGTTTCCTTGGTCACCAGCTCCAGCGGTGAAAGCCCGGGTCGTAGCACCACTTTGTTGATGGCGATATCATAATTTTCTTGGGCCTCGCCTATAAATTGTTTGAGATGTTTACTGCTTCCCGATTCTATGCGCTCGAACTCGGCACATATTTTTTCCATGCAATCGCCAATGGTGATGGTATCGTCCTCAAAAAAAATTTTGTAGGCAGGATCGAGTTTGTCCAGTTGGTAGTAGTCCGAAGTTTTTTTGTTGAAATCGGAAAAAAATTTTTCAAAAATATCGGGCATCCAATACCAACTAGGGCCAATATCAAAAGTAAAGCCGTCTTTCACCAATTGCCTGGCCCGGCCACCGACCGTATCGTTTTTTTCGAATATTTCTACCTCAAACCCGGCTTTGGCGAGATAACAGGAGGCGGAAAGCGAAGAGAAACCGGAACCGACGACAATTACTTTTTCCATTTTAATCAAAGTGAATCTATCAGTTGGTTAATGTTTTTGAATATTTTGATGGAGCCCAGCAGTTGCTCTTCCCCGATTTCCTGTATTTGATGGCCCAGAACATAAAGCTTGGAGCCGGCGGATTTTTTTAGGACCTCCCGAAAGCGTTCAAAATAATTCTCGATTTCATCTTTGGTGGGCGATACCGTAAAATAGGAGACAAACCTTATGTTGCTGTAATACTTCAACAGGTCTTCCAAGCTCTCAATGGGCATGGTCTGGCCCAAATAGATGGTTTTGTAGCCTTTAAGCGCCAATTGATAATTGATGTACAACAAACCCAATTCGTGTATCTCGTTCTCTGGCAAGAAAAGTACGTAGACCTCATCTTTGTTGGTAGGGGCCTCGAATTGTAGCTGTTCGGTATGGATGTAAATTTTTTGCTTGATCAGGTTTGATATAAAATGCTCGTGGGCAGGACTTATGGTATTGGTTTGCCACAATAGACCAAGTTCGTTCAAAAGCGGGATGAAAACCTCGTTGAAAATTTGTGTGAACGATTTGCCCTCCATCAATTCGTTGTACGTTCTAAGGAACAGTGCTTGGTCAAAATTGAGCATGGAGAGCTTTAACGAATTGAGTGCATGGCTCTTTTCACTCTTTTCGGAGATGATCTCGTTGACCAATACGGGAATTTTTTCGTTGCCCAACTTTGCAATTTTGGAAATTTTATATCCATTGTTGTAAAGTAGCGTAACGTTTAACAGCTTTTGCAGGCTTTCAAGGTTGTAAGTGCGTATATTGGTGTCTGTTCTTTCTGGACTGAACAAATTATATCTTTTTTCCCAAATTCGGATGGTATGGGCCTTGATACCGGAAAGGTTTTCCATATCACGAATACTAAAAGATGTTTTTACGTTGTTCATCATTTTCATTTAAACGTTAAACAAATTTACAATTTAAAAGATGTCGTCCTAGCTTTTTATCATAAAATTTAGATTCCGGTTTATAAATATCAGCTTTTTGGGAAAAGGACTGCGGATTTTTCAGGCTGTGTTTAATTGTTCGGTATAGAGTAACTTTGGAATATAGCTCAGTTCTGTTTTTTGAAAATCAATTCCTTATAGTTGATGAATTCTTTTTTTACATAGGGAAACAGGATAAGAAGGCCTATCATATTGGGAAAGACCAAGGCCAATATCATGGCATCGGAAAATTTGATGACGGCATCCAAAGTAATGGCGGCCCCCAAAACAGTGAACATCAAATAAACGATCTTGTATGTAAGGTCCATGACCCTGCTTCTGCCAAACAAATATTTCCAGGCCTGTAATCCATAATAGGACCATGATAAGATGGTACTGAAGGCAAAAAGGCATACGGCCAGCATCAAAATCCACGAAGAACCGTTTATGGAGCTTTCAAATGCCATTGAAGTAATGTTGACCCCGCCCAATCTGCTACCATCGTTGAGCAAGGCTTGTCCTTCGATAACATTTCCGTAGGCAAAGACACCATCCATATTGAACAGAATAATGACAATGGCCGTCATGGTGCACACTAGAACGGTGTCTATAAAGGGCTCGAGGAGTCCCACCAAACCTTCCGATGCCGGGTACCCTGTGTTGACAGCAGAATGTGCAATGGCCGCAGACCCGGCCCCTGCCTCGTTGGAAAATGCAGCCCTTCGGAACCCCTGAATCATAACACCGACAAAACCCCCGGATACGGTCGCTTCGGGTGTAAAGGCACTTTTAAATATCAAAGCGAAAGCATCATCGACCCATTCAATTTTTGAAAAAATAATGAAAAGCGCGGCGCCCACATACAGTACGGCCATAAAGGGAACCACTTTTTCGGTAACCTTGGCAATTCTTTTGATACCGCCAATAATGACGATTCCGGCCAAAATGGCGAAGACAGCCCCGATAATACTGCCTGTGGCATTTCCCGTTAGACCAAAACGCTCTATGATCTGTGCGGCAGCTTGATTGCTTTGAAAGGCATTCCCTCCGCCGAATGATGCCCCCACACAAAGTATGGCGAACAACCCTGCCAAAATCTTGCCCAATTTGGAAAATCCCTTTTGGGCAATTCCTTTGGAGAGGTAGTACATTGGCCCTCCAAACACATTTCCTTCCTTGTCAATATCGCGGTATTTAACGCCAAGGGTACACTCTACAAACTTTGTGGACATACCGAGCAGGCCGGCAAGTATCATCCAGAATGTAGCTCCCGGGCCTCCGATGGAAATGGCCACGGCTACCATGGCTATATTGCCAAGTCCCACGGTGCCGGAAACGGCCGTGGCCAATGCCTGAAAGTGGTTGACTTCCCCCAGGTGTCCCTCATCTTTTATGGTATCCACCAAATCACCGTCAACCTCATAAACCTGTGGTTTTGACTTAGGTGGGTTTTTTTCGAGTTCGTCATATTTTCCCCTTACCACTTGTATGGCGGTAGGGAAATGACGGACGTTGACGAACCCAAAATAAATGGTGAAGAACAGCGCACCCCCAATTAGGATGATAAGGATCAAAGGAATTCCTTGACCGAACATCGGAATTTCCGCCAAAATCAAATTCTCCCACCAAACAGCAAATGGCATAAAGGCGTCATTGATTTTTTCATCCAGTCCTTGGTTGGATGTTGTTCCTGTATGTAACAGTGAGAAAATAGCTAAAGTGTTGTCGTAAAGTAGATTGACCATAATCGAAAGTTTGCCTGAATTTCGATTTTAGGTTTAATTATGAAGGGCTTTGTCGGAATGGATTTGGAAATGTCAGTAACACAAAGACAGACAAAATAAGTGTAACCTGTTAATAATCAATGTGTATGTTGTCTTTTGGGATGCGAAGTCTAATCTTTCGCTCCCTGTTTTCCGACATCTCGAACAACGTGGTTTTTAGGGGCTCGTAGTGCTTGTCCTTGGTCCAGTTCTTTTTGCCGAAAAGGCCATTGAGGATGGCTTCCAACAATCTTTTTAACTCGTTATGGTCATTAATGTCATACTCTTTTGAGACATCAAAATTCTTTGGTTTTATTTCCAGCCAACCATCGGTCATATCCTGTTTACGCTGGGCAAATTCTTTGAAAAGACGATAAAGGGCAGGTGTAAGCTGCACAATACGGTCTTTATCACCGGGAAATCCGATCAAGGAAATGGTATTCGCCCTTGTGTTCGATTTTGGGGTCTTTTTGATGAACCTTATTTTTAATTGATATGGTTCTGGTATCAAAGTTTCGGTGAGTTCTTTGACCCAGCTTAGCGCGAGGGCAAAAAACAACATGATCAATGATGTTTTAAATATGGCCGAGAATAACAATAAATTGATATTGTTGTCCATCAACTTATAGATCTGTGCCAAAAATGTGACCAATATGGTGATCAATGCCAGCCAGCCCAATAACAACAGTCTTCTTTTGATAAATGATTCCCAAAGCACAAATCCCAAGAAAATCAATGTCAAAAGTGCATAAACCACATCAAGTTCATTGATGATATGGGCTTCGCGTACCAAGAACATTTTAAATAATGTGGGGAAAAGTGCAAATGCAAAAGGGATTCCGATAATGTAAGGCCAAAACTTAGACTTGATAAGGGCAGCAAAAGGTTTCGGCAAATATTTGAACCATGGCAGCGCCAATAAGATAAATAGACTGTTGGTCAACGAAAGGATGCTTGTGAGTCCGTCCTTGTAGTTTGAATAAATCGGGGTGTTGTTGAACACAATTTCAGTTAGACCCGAAAATGCCCAGCAAAGCACGGAGAGC from Flagellimonas oceani encodes the following:
- a CDS encoding alanine/glycine:cation symporter family protein, producing the protein MVNLLYDNTLAIFSLLHTGTTSNQGLDEKINDAFMPFAVWWENLILAEIPMFGQGIPLILIILIGGALFFTIYFGFVNVRHFPTAIQVVRGKYDELEKNPPKSKPQVYEVDGDLVDTIKDEGHLGEVNHFQALATAVSGTVGLGNIAMVAVAISIGGPGATFWMILAGLLGMSTKFVECTLGVKYRDIDKEGNVFGGPMYYLSKGIAQKGFSKLGKILAGLFAILCVGASFGGGNAFQSNQAAAQIIERFGLTGNATGSIIGAVFAILAGIVIIGGIKRIAKVTEKVVPFMAVLYVGAALFIIFSKIEWVDDAFALIFKSAFTPEATVSGGFVGVMIQGFRRAAFSNEAGAGSAAIAHSAVNTGYPASEGLVGLLEPFIDTVLVCTMTAIVIILFNMDGVFAYGNVIEGQALLNDGSRLGGVNITSMAFESSINGSSWILMLAVCLFAFSTILSWSYYGLQAWKYLFGRSRVMDLTYKIVYLMFTVLGAAITLDAVIKFSDAMILALVFPNMIGLLILFPYVKKEFINYKELIFKKQN